One window of Cohnella hashimotonis genomic DNA carries:
- a CDS encoding SDR family NAD(P)-dependent oxidoreductase — protein MDLKLANKVAVVTGASKGIGLAIVRKFIEEGASVVAVSRTLTEELADLVENQSVKHLPIDVSMERNTVELSEKLGGVFGRVDILINSVGAVDKRRGEGFLATPNEEWEQLYDLNLFSVVRITQAALLHILKNNEGAIVNISSVNAQMPELLLPIYGTTKAALNNLTKMLAGEFGPRRIRVNSISPGPVVTPLWQDPENGMAKTISSMAAMDSEKVFEELPKMAGITLGKFAEAEDIANLAVFLASERASMITGTDYVIDGNMIKTI, from the coding sequence ATGGATCTTAAATTAGCTAACAAAGTAGCTGTCGTTACCGGAGCAAGTAAAGGAATTGGACTCGCTATCGTTCGAAAGTTTATCGAGGAAGGGGCAAGTGTGGTCGCGGTAAGCCGGACATTAACGGAGGAATTGGCTGATCTTGTTGAAAACCAATCAGTCAAACATCTGCCTATTGATGTCAGTATGGAACGCAATACCGTTGAACTTTCTGAAAAACTCGGTGGCGTGTTCGGCAGAGTCGACATTTTAATCAATAGTGTCGGGGCGGTTGACAAGAGGAGGGGAGAAGGCTTCTTGGCTACGCCAAATGAGGAATGGGAACAGCTTTATGATTTAAACCTGTTTAGCGTTGTTCGTATTACGCAAGCGGCATTACTGCATATCCTCAAGAACAATGAGGGTGCCATTGTAAATATCTCTTCCGTAAATGCACAGATGCCCGAATTGTTATTGCCTATTTACGGCACAACCAAAGCGGCACTTAATAATTTGACGAAAATGCTGGCTGGCGAGTTTGGACCTCGTCGTATTAGAGTAAACTCGATCTCGCCTGGGCCGGTAGTAACGCCTTTGTGGCAAGACCCTGAAAACGGAATGGCCAAAACAATCAGTTCAATGGCAGCGATGGATTCCGAAAAAGTGTTTGAAGAGCTGCCTAAAATGGCTGGTATAACATTGGGGAAATTTGCAGAAGCCGAAGATATTGCGAACCTTGCCGTGTTCCTTGCTTCGGAGCGAGCTTCAATGATTACCGGAACGGATTATGTGATTGATGGAAATATGATTAAAACGATTTAA
- a CDS encoding MarR family winged helix-turn-helix transcriptional regulator, whose protein sequence is MDKYELNEAEMRIWHLWKGSFQRIFGRVIKELSEQTGLSEGDYGVLDRLVLSGNGTLRQQELADSMDWDKSRLSHHLTRMEKRGLVTRKPIDTDRGVQVIITPAGQTALDEARPIVAKAIQKYFLTLLTDQDMESIAKLAERTKTNP, encoded by the coding sequence ATGGACAAATACGAGTTAAACGAAGCGGAAATGCGAATATGGCATTTATGGAAGGGCTCATTTCAGCGCATATTTGGTCGCGTGATCAAAGAGCTGTCCGAGCAAACAGGGCTATCGGAGGGCGATTACGGCGTACTGGATCGGCTGGTCCTCTCGGGGAACGGGACTCTTCGTCAACAGGAATTAGCCGACTCGATGGACTGGGATAAGAGTCGATTGTCGCATCATCTGACGCGGATGGAAAAGCGCGGGCTTGTGACGAGGAAACCAATCGATACGGATCGCGGTGTCCAAGTCATCATCACGCCTGCCGGACAAACGGCATTGGATGAAGCCCGTCCCATCGTCGCTAAGGCCATACAAAAATATTTCCTCACGCTATTAACCGATCAAGACATGGAGTCGATTGCGAAGCTGGCGGAAAGAACAAAAACAAATCCTTGA
- a CDS encoding alpha/beta hydrolase family protein has translation MQEMQQKPKEDRPVSKPFTEAADIPVSDPTPVMTFSPVELSTPDRMVNLQIKVSVPSKGDDLPVILLSHGHGPSNFISSLHGYGPLAHFWAAHGFVVIQPTHLDAKMLGLRESDNPEAPLYWRSRAEDMRCILDHLDQIEDTVPGLGGRLDRSRIAAVGHSLGGHTVGLLCGQKVTDPIDGTEVYLADPRIKAGVLMAAPGKGEDLAAFATERYPVLGTTNFATMTTPALVIVGENDWNPAFSDRKDWRADAYFQSPGPKSLLTLFGAEHGLGGIAAFDAKETTDENPERVAALRALVWSYLRTALYPEDSAWPTACAALTNTANPVGMIHCK, from the coding sequence ATGCAAGAGATGCAACAGAAACCAAAGGAAGATCGTCCGGTAAGCAAGCCGTTCACAGAAGCTGCCGACATTCCCGTCAGCGATCCCACCCCTGTCATGACCTTCAGTCCTGTCGAGCTGTCGACGCCAGACCGTATGGTGAATTTGCAGATTAAGGTCTCTGTGCCCTCGAAGGGAGACGACCTGCCCGTCATTCTCTTGTCCCATGGCCACGGGCCTTCGAACTTCATCTCGTCCCTGCACGGCTACGGCCCCCTCGCGCACTTCTGGGCGGCTCACGGTTTTGTCGTGATCCAGCCCACTCACTTGGACGCGAAGATGCTGGGCCTGCGTGAGTCCGACAACCCGGAGGCACCGTTGTATTGGCGTTCCCGAGCCGAGGATATGCGCTGCATCCTCGATCATCTGGACCAGATCGAGGATACGGTTCCAGGACTCGGCGGGCGCCTTGACCGGAGCCGAATCGCCGCTGTCGGTCATTCTTTGGGCGGACATACGGTAGGCCTGTTGTGTGGTCAGAAGGTTACGGATCCGATCGACGGTACGGAAGTATATCTGGCCGATCCCCGGATCAAGGCGGGGGTACTGATGGCTGCGCCAGGCAAAGGTGAGGACCTCGCCGCGTTTGCGACCGAGCGCTACCCCGTCTTGGGAACAACAAACTTCGCCACAATGACAACGCCGGCCCTCGTGATCGTCGGCGAAAACGACTGGAACCCTGCGTTCTCCGATCGAAAGGATTGGCGCGCCGATGCGTACTTCCAGAGTCCCGGACCCAAAAGCTTGTTAACTTTGTTCGGAGCGGAGCACGGACTAGGCGGGATCGCCGCCTTCGACGCAAAGGAAACGACGGACGAAAACCCTGAGCGCGTGGCTGCGCTGCGGGCGCTCGTCTGGTCCTATCTCCGCACCGCGCTCTACCCTGAAGACTCCGCCTGGCCTACCGCGTGTGCCGCGTTAACGAATACGGCTAATCCGGTAGGGATGATCCATTGCAAATAA
- a CDS encoding PadR family transcriptional regulator yields MIPLLILGLLIQNHGAHGYELLALMEKRHYKYIVSFTKGSFYYNLQQLEEKGWIEQIQQNPSNSGREVRSYQVTGSGMAEFEKLMVEYGTKSEYVNLQFYGALLFADEYDKNKLLELIQSQIDQTRTRISLLDEYLSSTQELPGTIDYYRRMNENSRSHHLVNLAWFEQLKAAIEAAEGPVA; encoded by the coding sequence TTGATCCCCTTACTCATCCTTGGCTTGCTTATTCAAAACCACGGCGCTCACGGCTATGAACTACTGGCCCTCATGGAAAAACGGCATTACAAATACATTGTAAGCTTCACGAAGGGCTCGTTTTATTACAATCTGCAGCAGCTTGAGGAAAAAGGCTGGATTGAACAGATTCAGCAGAATCCTTCCAACAGCGGGCGCGAAGTTCGGAGCTATCAAGTCACCGGCTCGGGAATGGCTGAATTCGAAAAGTTAATGGTCGAATACGGCACCAAGTCGGAATATGTGAACCTGCAATTTTATGGGGCGCTTCTCTTTGCCGATGAATACGATAAAAACAAACTGCTGGAGCTGATCCAATCGCAAATCGACCAGACGAGAACCCGAATCTCCCTTCTTGATGAGTACCTGTCCAGCACACAGGAACTCCCCGGCACAATCGATTACTACCGCCGCATGAACGAAAATTCCCGTTCCCATCACCTGGTTAACTTGGCGTGGTTTGAACAATTGAAAGCAGCTATAGAGGCTGCAGAGGGACCTGTTGCATAA
- a CDS encoding amidase family protein, whose product MSKLKRLRKGKKQVIAASIALSVIATGVYPFQSADALTRVTSESGTVWEIHDAFAPSLDTGSLRTVGTTQVQGFGNIFVKVSSPSASLMNGQMMRGFNLSYDGVNKFVSTQSVNLGNILITREVYVDTKNNRTRFFDTFTNTNNVAVKVDVSFGGSLGYGTTTNAAVVKATSSHDLQVTTDDSWVVVDSTARNNKPLGIAVGSPDPFDNGLTGLGDQQKDPFTTPLAESGNEANFYGFINTLHIEPGQSKSLVNYVQVGETGEEGLNNLVATLDGLNGQLDVAGLSNAQIRSISNWDISGIEGLDTGDQLNIPNAPAANQFVTSSPYDVTNKSIAEMQQDMINGRATSVQITQAYLDRIKAYDMGQLGFHAFLHVSETALSQAQAADIARAQGAKGDLLGIPIAIKDIYDTKDMPTTGGSKALEGWQPESDAFQVNKLREAGAVIIGKVNTSEFANSGSFSESGWQQTWNALYPSKTSFGSSGGSAVSVAADFAAAAMGSQTGVSLYAPTTGASLKSFRGTDGMASTTGVIPLTWGQDYAGPIAKTVTDLAIMLNATTGTDPKDIFTVTADADNKRPVDWKESLDVNALQGKKIGYIPSSFVSTYADDDTGQAVMDKFSQLQAAGATMVEMSALPAAPTRPSGINGSTEGWARYIELHKDFPYIDGASVLASDKVLIYNKRDYTAPTRMTEQAVQDYIKYRTDYKEVIKGWMDANGVDAVVYAGFISDVYNNDAAASQLSSDRGTGVLTSNVGLPTVVVPVGTNDSGYSISMQLVGRAWDDAKVLGMGYALEQQTKARLLSSFVPALPYVSSNPGPIIDNGPTPPVKEEPVTPPETTTPPEEPEVVRFTDVTNHWAKASIDVLIAKGLLTGYADGTFRPNSGLTRAEAIKVIASYMGLEGKESTFADVSSTHWANKFIGATAEAGLMTGYSDGTFRPDEKMSRSELAALIARAFKLTGAGQTSFKDVKGNAWSYEYIDALASNKIITGYTDNMFKPEQGITRAEFATIIARLIETKA is encoded by the coding sequence ATGAGTAAATTAAAACGTCTGCGTAAAGGTAAAAAGCAAGTGATAGCTGCTTCAATCGCGTTATCCGTTATCGCAACGGGCGTGTATCCGTTTCAATCCGCAGATGCCTTAACGCGGGTTACCTCGGAGAGCGGCACGGTATGGGAGATTCACGATGCTTTTGCCCCTAGCTTAGACACGGGAAGCTTACGTACGGTCGGTACGACGCAAGTACAAGGCTTCGGCAATATCTTTGTTAAAGTGTCATCGCCCTCAGCTTCGCTCATGAATGGTCAGATGATGCGCGGGTTTAACTTGTCCTATGACGGCGTTAATAAATTTGTTTCCACGCAATCTGTAAATCTGGGAAATATATTGATCACCCGCGAGGTTTACGTTGATACCAAAAATAACAGAACGAGATTCTTTGATACTTTCACGAATACAAATAACGTGGCCGTGAAGGTTGATGTCTCTTTCGGTGGCTCATTAGGTTATGGTACGACAACAAATGCCGCAGTCGTAAAGGCAACCTCTTCGCACGATCTCCAGGTCACGACGGATGATTCATGGGTTGTTGTCGACAGCACCGCTAGAAATAATAAGCCGCTAGGTATCGCAGTCGGATCTCCGGATCCATTCGATAATGGATTAACCGGATTAGGCGACCAGCAAAAGGATCCATTTACGACGCCGTTAGCCGAATCCGGAAATGAAGCGAATTTCTATGGATTTATTAATACCTTACATATTGAGCCGGGCCAGTCGAAGTCTCTCGTCAATTATGTGCAAGTCGGAGAAACCGGTGAAGAAGGGTTAAATAATCTGGTTGCTACGCTGGATGGACTTAACGGTCAGCTGGATGTAGCCGGATTAAGCAACGCGCAAATTCGTTCGATTAGCAACTGGGATATTTCCGGCATCGAGGGACTTGATACGGGAGATCAGCTGAATATTCCAAATGCGCCTGCAGCCAATCAATTCGTAACTTCATCCCCCTATGACGTTACCAATAAATCGATTGCAGAAATGCAGCAGGATATGATCAATGGCAGGGCCACTTCCGTACAAATTACGCAAGCCTATCTGGATCGAATTAAGGCATACGATATGGGTCAATTAGGATTTCATGCTTTCCTGCATGTATCGGAGACCGCACTTAGCCAAGCACAAGCGGCTGACATTGCTCGCGCACAAGGTGCAAAAGGCGACTTGCTGGGAATTCCAATTGCGATAAAAGATATTTATGATACGAAGGATATGCCGACGACAGGCGGCAGCAAAGCGCTCGAGGGCTGGCAGCCTGAATCCGATGCCTTCCAAGTCAATAAGCTGCGGGAAGCCGGAGCCGTCATTATCGGTAAGGTAAACACATCCGAGTTTGCGAATAGCGGCAGCTTTAGCGAGAGTGGCTGGCAGCAAACATGGAACGCGCTGTACCCATCCAAAACATCGTTTGGCTCGAGCGGCGGGTCCGCAGTATCGGTTGCGGCTGATTTTGCGGCAGCGGCAATGGGATCGCAAACAGGGGTATCTCTCTATGCGCCGACTACAGGCGCCAGCCTGAAGAGCTTCCGCGGTACGGACGGGATGGCAAGCACGACGGGCGTGATTCCGCTCACTTGGGGACAAGATTATGCAGGTCCGATTGCTAAAACGGTAACGGATCTGGCTATTATGTTGAATGCGACAACGGGTACGGATCCAAAGGATATTTTCACAGTGACTGCCGATGCAGATAACAAACGTCCAGTCGACTGGAAGGAATCTTTAGACGTTAATGCCCTGCAAGGAAAGAAAATCGGATATATTCCTTCGTCCTTTGTATCTACCTATGCTGACGATGATACTGGACAAGCCGTCATGGATAAGTTCTCGCAGCTTCAAGCAGCCGGCGCGACCATGGTTGAGATGTCGGCATTACCGGCAGCGCCTACTCGTCCTTCGGGTATTAACGGATCTACGGAGGGTTGGGCACGTTATATTGAGCTTCATAAAGATTTCCCTTACATCGATGGAGCAAGCGTATTAGCTTCGGATAAGGTGCTTATCTATAATAAAAGAGATTATACGGCACCTACCCGTATGACAGAACAGGCTGTACAAGATTACATTAAGTATCGAACGGACTATAAGGAAGTTATTAAAGGCTGGATGGACGCGAACGGTGTCGATGCCGTCGTTTACGCAGGTTTTATTAGCGACGTATATAACAATGATGCAGCCGCCTCCCAATTAAGCTCCGACCGCGGCACGGGCGTATTGACGTCTAATGTCGGTCTGCCTACGGTAGTTGTTCCCGTAGGGACGAACGATAGCGGATATTCGATCTCTATGCAGCTTGTAGGCAGAGCATGGGATGATGCAAAGGTTCTAGGCATGGGCTATGCGCTTGAACAACAAACGAAAGCCAGATTGCTCTCCTCGTTTGTACCGGCGCTTCCATACGTTTCAAGCAATCCGGGTCCAATCATTGATAACGGACCAACGCCCCCGGTTAAAGAAGAGCCTGTGACGCCTCCGGAAACAACGACGCCTCCGGAAGAGCCGGAAGTTGTCCGTTTCACGGATGTAACGAATCATTGGGCTAAAGCAAGCATTGACGTTCTTATTGCTAAGGGCTTACTAACGGGTTATGCCGACGGAACATTCCGTCCAAACTCGGGATTGACGCGTGCCGAAGCGATTAAGGTCATTGCCTCTTACATGGGACTTGAAGGGAAAGAAAGTACCTTTGCGGACGTATCTTCGACGCATTGGGCGAATAAGTTTATCGGCGCGACTGCCGAAGCGGGCTTGATGACCGGATACAGCGACGGAACATTCCGTCCGGACGAGAAGATGAGTCGCAGCGAGTTAGCGGCACTCATTGCCAGAGCCTTTAAGTTAACGGGTGCCGGTCAAACGTCATTCAAAGATGTTAAAGGCAATGCATGGTCGTATGAATACATTGATGCGCTCGCATCCAATAAGATTATTACAGGCTACACAGACAATATGTTCAAGCCTGAACAAGGAATTACCAGAGCGGAGTTTGCGACAATCATTGCCAGATTGATAGAAACAAAGGCATAA
- a CDS encoding putative quinol monooxygenase, with translation MNDTKNRYVTVLWEARAKAGREAEMKAFMAAAVTPSRNDAGNIDYEAHEVVGQPGTFIIYERWENRDALDRHLNAPRMQELVPQLLELMEGSIEEGIRLLQRFRPAQ, from the coding sequence ATGAACGATACAAAGAACCGTTACGTTACTGTACTTTGGGAGGCGAGAGCCAAGGCAGGGAGGGAAGCCGAGATGAAGGCATTCATGGCGGCCGCTGTCACCCCGTCGCGCAACGACGCTGGCAACATTGACTACGAGGCTCACGAGGTAGTAGGCCAGCCGGGCACATTCATCATCTACGAACGCTGGGAAAACCGGGACGCGCTCGATCGGCACCTGAACGCGCCCCGCATGCAGGAACTGGTACCCCAGCTCTTAGAATTGATGGAGGGATCCATTGAGGAAGGGATTCGACTCCTGCAGCGGTTTCGCCCGGCGCAGTAA
- a CDS encoding sialate O-acetylesterase, with product MIKSFLMLGQSNMAGRGFMHEVDPIYNEKIKMLRNGQWQMMTEPINYDRPVAGISLAASFADAWSRANPDEEIGLIPCAEGGSSLNDWHPEGILFQHALSEARFALRSSQICGILWHQGESDSYRSLHETYYGKLTFIIETLRNELNLEAVPLIIGGLGDFLGKTGFGQHATEYRQVDEQLQLFANEQPNCYFATAAELTANPDGIHLDAVSQRKFGYRYFEAFSKRCHVLEPISGEERSLKAVRDYSKTEQVYLHSMDLASGKLTYAEYEVKIGRVMQP from the coding sequence ATGATAAAATCATTTTTAATGTTGGGTCAGTCAAATATGGCAGGCCGTGGATTTATGCATGAGGTCGACCCTATCTATAATGAGAAAATCAAAATGCTGCGCAATGGGCAGTGGCAGATGATGACCGAGCCGATTAATTATGACCGTCCGGTTGCCGGTATCAGCCTGGCGGCGTCTTTCGCCGATGCCTGGTCGAGGGCCAATCCCGATGAGGAAATCGGGTTGATTCCTTGTGCGGAAGGCGGCAGTTCCTTGAACGACTGGCATCCGGAAGGCATCCTGTTTCAGCATGCTTTGTCCGAGGCTCGCTTCGCCTTGCGGTCCAGTCAAATCTGCGGAATCCTCTGGCACCAGGGCGAGAGCGACAGTTATCGTTCGCTGCATGAAACGTATTACGGGAAATTAACCTTTATCATCGAGACGCTAAGAAACGAATTGAATCTTGAGGCGGTGCCGTTGATCATTGGCGGACTTGGCGATTTCCTTGGGAAGACCGGTTTTGGACAGCATGCGACAGAATATCGACAGGTCGATGAACAGTTGCAGCTCTTCGCTAACGAGCAGCCAAATTGTTATTTTGCAACAGCGGCAGAATTGACCGCGAATCCTGATGGCATCCATTTAGACGCGGTTTCGCAACGCAAGTTCGGCTACCGCTATTTCGAAGCCTTTTCGAAAAGGTGTCATGTCCTGGAGCCCATCTCGGGGGAGGAGCGGTCGCTGAAAGCGGTGCGCGATTATTCGAAAACAGAACAAGTTTACCTTCATAGCATGGATTTGGCTTCGGGTAAGCTCACGTACGCGGAATACGAGGTGAAGATCGGGAGGGTTATGCAGCCTTGA
- a CDS encoding SDR family NAD(P)-dependent oxidoreductase — protein MSFNNQELVVVTGTSSGIGRATAERLAADGFHVLAGVRRQEDADKIRRHNIEPVIVDITNLDTLKALAERVKQDPLGRSLRAAVNNAGIAVNAPLEMVPLDEFRRQIEVSVIGQVAVIQALTPALLNSGGRVVNIGSLGGKISMPGFGIYSAAKYAMEAINDSLRREMSSFGLKVIMITPGGVSTGLSEQGITTAERLAKLMTPDQHKRHDRLFDAVKAQAETWATDGIRPEKVAAVVSRAIHAIKPRTRYTAGRDSALLTRLVRILPDKLLDRMLRSQMKLQ, from the coding sequence ATGTCATTCAACAATCAAGAACTGGTTGTCGTAACGGGTACGTCCAGCGGCATCGGCAGGGCTACCGCGGAACGGCTCGCCGCTGACGGATTTCACGTTTTAGCCGGGGTTCGCCGCCAGGAGGATGCCGACAAGATTAGACGCCATAATATCGAGCCGGTGATCGTCGATATTACCAATCTCGATACCCTGAAGGCGCTGGCCGAACGAGTGAAGCAAGATCCGCTTGGTCGCTCTTTGCGGGCCGCGGTCAACAATGCCGGCATCGCGGTTAATGCACCGCTTGAGATGGTTCCGCTCGATGAATTTCGCCGCCAGATCGAAGTCAGCGTAATCGGACAAGTCGCGGTGATTCAGGCGCTGACCCCGGCCTTGCTGAACAGCGGCGGGCGCGTGGTCAATATCGGTTCGCTTGGCGGCAAGATCTCCATGCCTGGATTCGGCATTTATTCGGCTGCAAAGTATGCGATGGAAGCGATCAATGACAGTCTTCGCCGGGAGATGTCCTCGTTCGGATTGAAGGTCATCATGATCACGCCGGGCGGTGTCAGCACGGGGCTGTCGGAGCAAGGGATTACGACGGCGGAGCGGCTGGCCAAGTTGATGACGCCGGATCAGCACAAGCGCCATGATCGTCTTTTCGATGCTGTGAAGGCTCAGGCTGAGACGTGGGCAACGGACGGCATCCGCCCCGAGAAAGTCGCAGCAGTGGTGTCACGAGCCATCCACGCAATTAAACCACGCACTCGCTATACGGCCGGTCGCGATTCGGCGCTGCTGACCCGACTGGTCCGTATTCTCCCGGACAAACTCCTCGATCGGATGCTTCGCAGCCAGATGAAGCTGCAGTAA